CAATAAACAATATACTAGAATCAACTTCTGCTTTAATTGTAAAAATTTCCGTTGCTGAAATACCCGCAGCATCTCGATTTTCCAAAATTGTGTTATCAATCAATACTTTACCACTAATCATCATTACATATACCCCATGATTTTTACTTTTAAGTTTATATTCAAATGCGGTACTTTTATCTAAATCAATCCGAGAAATTACAGCATCTTGATGAATCTTCAAACTTCCCTCATGGTTTTCATCTATAGAACTAACTAAGGTTTGAAGTTTATTTTTCCTTTCATCAGCGTCAAATGTCTTTTGATCATATCTTGGTACTACATTTTGCTTATTCGGAAATATCCAAATTTGAAACAGGCTTAAATGCTTTTCGTTAGAGCCATTAATTTCAGAATGTTGTACACCAGTACCTGCACTCATCACTTGCACCTCTCCTGGCAATACTGATAACCATGTGTCGCTCATGTTATCTTTGTGTTTTAACACCCCTTTCAATGGAATCGTAATGATTTCCATATTATCGTGTGGATGAGTTCCAAATCCCATTTTTGGGGCCACAATATCATCATTCAAAACCCTTAAAGCACCAAAATGTACTTTTTCGGGATTATTATAACTAGCAAAACTAAATGAATGATTTGCCTGCAACCAACCATGGTTGGCAACTCCTCTACTATCGGCTTTATGAATTATAGTTTTCATCGTTTTAAATATTTTATCTCCTCAACTAAGGAGTGTTTTTTATTAATTATTACACTTTAAGATTTCTGTTCTGCAGAAATCTATCTCATTTTATCAAGCAGATTACTTAATTGTTCTGCTTCTGCTTCATTTAAATTTTTCAATAATTCTTTGTTTAAATTATCTGGAATTGCTTCTAAAAGAGCATTTCCTTCTTTTGTAATAGCTATTTTAACTACGCGCCTATCACTATCACACGGTAGGCGTTCAATATAGTTTTTGGCGCACAGCTTATCCATTAAGCGGGTA
The genomic region above belongs to Mariniflexile litorale and contains:
- a CDS encoding pirin family protein produces the protein MKTIIHKADSRGVANHGWLQANHSFSFASYNNPEKVHFGALRVLNDDIVAPKMGFGTHPHDNMEIITIPLKGVLKHKDNMSDTWLSVLPGEVQVMSAGTGVQHSEINGSNEKHLSLFQIWIFPNKQNVVPRYDQKTFDADERKNKLQTLVSSIDENHEGSLKIHQDAVISRIDLDKSTAFEYKLKSKNHGVYVMMISGKVLIDNTILENRDAAGISATEIFTIKAEVDSSILFIEVPMEF